The Zonotrichia leucophrys gambelii isolate GWCS_2022_RI chromosome 23, RI_Zleu_2.0, whole genome shotgun sequence genome includes a region encoding these proteins:
- the GRHL3 gene encoding grainyhead-like protein 3 homolog isoform X1 has protein sequence MSNELDFRSVRLMKNDTMNFQKFPYTSEDEAWKTYLENPLTAATKAMMRVNGDDDSVAALSLLYDYYMVPKEKRILPAGMVARNDLAKSRHCHGMDYEPELPSFDGSAHLMKLLSENVSMSQEFCEPPKKNGLSLEGVPAPHKAALLPPGTSKLEPTPDNFLVAPGDVYDSSSLNSLFESLPMAPAQQRWQPDSTFKEDPQETLLFSDILKPQPEAPCPESYPSDGVKSDFEYTLGSPKAIHIKSGDSPMAYLNKGQFYPITLRTAGDSKCLHLSSNKVKSVVMIVFDNEKIPTEQLKFWKHWHSRQPTAKQRVIDVADCKENFNTVQNIEELAYNALSFVWNIHEEAKVFIGVNCLSTDFSSQKGVKGVPLNLQIDTYDCGSGSSQLVHRAVCQIKIFCDKGAERKMRDDERKQFRRKGKCLDSNNNGLKGCLLSGFRGNEITFLRPESDLETQPVLFIPNVHFSAPQRCGSVLPPAVPNSANRLPLKRSGASFGDDFDAVPPKHSKDEDPQRVLLYVRRESEEVFDALMLKTPDLQGLRTAISEKYGLPEESIYKVYKKCKRGILVNMDNNIIQHYSNHMAFLLDMVEAENKFQIILKEL, from the exons ATGTCCAATGAGCTGGA TTTCAGATCCGTGCGCCTGATGAAGAATGACACCATGAACTTCCAGAAATTCCCCTACACCAGCGAGGACGAGGCCTGGAAAACCTACCTGGAGAACCCCCTGACTGCAGCCACCAAGGCCATGATGAGGGTGAACGGGGACGACGACAGCGTGGCCGCCCTCAGCCTGCTCTACGACTACTACATG gtgcccaAGGAGAAGAGGATCCTGCCAGCTGGGATGGTGGCACGCAATGACCTGGCTAAGAG CAGGCACTGCCACGGGATGGACTACGAGCCCGAGCTGCCCTCCTTCGATGGCTCAGCCCATCTCATGAAGCTGCTGTCGGAGAACGTCTCCATGAGCCAGGAGTTCTGCGAGCCCCCCAAGAAGAACGGCCTGAGTCTCgagggtgtccctgctcctcacaaggcagccctgctccctccaggcACCAGCAAGCTGGAACCCACCCCAGACAACTTCCTGGTGGCGCCTGGGGACGTGTatgacagcagctccctgaaCTCGCTGTTCGAGAGCCTGCCCATGGCCCCGGCCCAGCAGCGCTGGCAGCCCGACAGCACCTTCAAGGAGGACCCCCAGGAG ACGCTGCTCTTCAGTGACATCCTCAAACCCCAGCCAGAGGCACCCTGCCCCGAGAGTTACCCCTCAGATGGAGTGAAGAG TGACTTTGAATACACGCTGGGGTCACCCAAAGCCATTCACATCAAATCTGGGGACTCTCCCATGGCCTACCTCAACAAAGGACAGTTCTACCCCATCACACTGCGGACAGCTGGAGACAGCAAATGTTTGCACTTGTCCTCAAATAAAGTGAAG AGCGTGGTGATGATTGTGTTTGACAATGAGAAGATCCCCACGGAGCAGCTGAAGTTCTGGAAGCACTGGCACTCCCGGCAGCCCACGGCCAAGCAGAGAGTCATCGACGTGG CTGACTGCAAGGAGAACTTCAACACGGTGCAGAACATCGAGGAGCTGGCCTACAACGCCCTGTCCTTCGTGTGGAACATCCACGAGGAAGCCAAG GTGTTCATCGGGGTGAACTGCCTGAGCACAGACTTCTCCTCTCAGAAGGGGGTCAAGGGGGTGCCCCTGAACCTGCAGATCGACACCTACGACtgcggcagcggcagcagccagctggtgcacagggctgtgtgccagATCAAGATCTTCTGTGACAAG ggagcagagaggaaaatgagggATGATGAAAGGAAACAgttcagaaggaaaggaaaatgcctGGACTCCAACAACAATG GTCTCAAAGGCTGTTTGCTCTCTGGCTTCAGAGGGAACGAGATCACCTTCCTGCGGCCCGAGAGCGACCTGGAGACGCAGCCCGTGCTCTTCATCCCCAACGTGCATTTCTCCGCCCCCCAGAGGTGTGGCTCG GTGCTCCCTCCTGCTGTTCCCAACTCTGCAAACAG gctgcccctcAAGCGCAGCGGGGCCTCCTTCGGCGATGATTTCGACGCGGTGCCCCCAAAGCACAGCAAGGACGAGGATCCCCAGAGAG tgctgctctacGTGCGCAGGGAGTCCGAGGAGGTGTTTGATGCTCTCATGTTGAAGACGCCGGACCTGCAGGGCCTCAGGACAGCT atttcagaaaaatatgggCTTCCTGAAGAAAGCATTTACAAAGTCTACAAAAAGTGCAAAAGAGG GATCCTGGTGAACATGGACAACAACATCATCCAGCACTACAGCAACCACATGGCCTTTCTGCTGGACATGGTAGAGGCAGAGAACAAGTTCCAGATCATCCTCAAGGAGCTCtaa
- the GRHL3 gene encoding grainyhead-like protein 3 homolog isoform X2, translating into MSNELDFRSVRLMKNDTMNFQKFPYTSEDEAWKTYLENPLTAATKAMMRVNGDDDSVAALSLLYDYYMVPKEKRILPAGMVARNDLAKRHCHGMDYEPELPSFDGSAHLMKLLSENVSMSQEFCEPPKKNGLSLEGVPAPHKAALLPPGTSKLEPTPDNFLVAPGDVYDSSSLNSLFESLPMAPAQQRWQPDSTFKEDPQETLLFSDILKPQPEAPCPESYPSDGVKSDFEYTLGSPKAIHIKSGDSPMAYLNKGQFYPITLRTAGDSKCLHLSSNKVKSVVMIVFDNEKIPTEQLKFWKHWHSRQPTAKQRVIDVADCKENFNTVQNIEELAYNALSFVWNIHEEAKVFIGVNCLSTDFSSQKGVKGVPLNLQIDTYDCGSGSSQLVHRAVCQIKIFCDKGAERKMRDDERKQFRRKGKCLDSNNNGLKGCLLSGFRGNEITFLRPESDLETQPVLFIPNVHFSAPQRCGSVLPPAVPNSANRLPLKRSGASFGDDFDAVPPKHSKDEDPQRVLLYVRRESEEVFDALMLKTPDLQGLRTAISEKYGLPEESIYKVYKKCKRGILVNMDNNIIQHYSNHMAFLLDMVEAENKFQIILKEL; encoded by the exons ATGTCCAATGAGCTGGA TTTCAGATCCGTGCGCCTGATGAAGAATGACACCATGAACTTCCAGAAATTCCCCTACACCAGCGAGGACGAGGCCTGGAAAACCTACCTGGAGAACCCCCTGACTGCAGCCACCAAGGCCATGATGAGGGTGAACGGGGACGACGACAGCGTGGCCGCCCTCAGCCTGCTCTACGACTACTACATG gtgcccaAGGAGAAGAGGATCCTGCCAGCTGGGATGGTGGCACGCAATGACCTGGCTAAGAG GCACTGCCACGGGATGGACTACGAGCCCGAGCTGCCCTCCTTCGATGGCTCAGCCCATCTCATGAAGCTGCTGTCGGAGAACGTCTCCATGAGCCAGGAGTTCTGCGAGCCCCCCAAGAAGAACGGCCTGAGTCTCgagggtgtccctgctcctcacaaggcagccctgctccctccaggcACCAGCAAGCTGGAACCCACCCCAGACAACTTCCTGGTGGCGCCTGGGGACGTGTatgacagcagctccctgaaCTCGCTGTTCGAGAGCCTGCCCATGGCCCCGGCCCAGCAGCGCTGGCAGCCCGACAGCACCTTCAAGGAGGACCCCCAGGAG ACGCTGCTCTTCAGTGACATCCTCAAACCCCAGCCAGAGGCACCCTGCCCCGAGAGTTACCCCTCAGATGGAGTGAAGAG TGACTTTGAATACACGCTGGGGTCACCCAAAGCCATTCACATCAAATCTGGGGACTCTCCCATGGCCTACCTCAACAAAGGACAGTTCTACCCCATCACACTGCGGACAGCTGGAGACAGCAAATGTTTGCACTTGTCCTCAAATAAAGTGAAG AGCGTGGTGATGATTGTGTTTGACAATGAGAAGATCCCCACGGAGCAGCTGAAGTTCTGGAAGCACTGGCACTCCCGGCAGCCCACGGCCAAGCAGAGAGTCATCGACGTGG CTGACTGCAAGGAGAACTTCAACACGGTGCAGAACATCGAGGAGCTGGCCTACAACGCCCTGTCCTTCGTGTGGAACATCCACGAGGAAGCCAAG GTGTTCATCGGGGTGAACTGCCTGAGCACAGACTTCTCCTCTCAGAAGGGGGTCAAGGGGGTGCCCCTGAACCTGCAGATCGACACCTACGACtgcggcagcggcagcagccagctggtgcacagggctgtgtgccagATCAAGATCTTCTGTGACAAG ggagcagagaggaaaatgagggATGATGAAAGGAAACAgttcagaaggaaaggaaaatgcctGGACTCCAACAACAATG GTCTCAAAGGCTGTTTGCTCTCTGGCTTCAGAGGGAACGAGATCACCTTCCTGCGGCCCGAGAGCGACCTGGAGACGCAGCCCGTGCTCTTCATCCCCAACGTGCATTTCTCCGCCCCCCAGAGGTGTGGCTCG GTGCTCCCTCCTGCTGTTCCCAACTCTGCAAACAG gctgcccctcAAGCGCAGCGGGGCCTCCTTCGGCGATGATTTCGACGCGGTGCCCCCAAAGCACAGCAAGGACGAGGATCCCCAGAGAG tgctgctctacGTGCGCAGGGAGTCCGAGGAGGTGTTTGATGCTCTCATGTTGAAGACGCCGGACCTGCAGGGCCTCAGGACAGCT atttcagaaaaatatgggCTTCCTGAAGAAAGCATTTACAAAGTCTACAAAAAGTGCAAAAGAGG GATCCTGGTGAACATGGACAACAACATCATCCAGCACTACAGCAACCACATGGCCTTTCTGCTGGACATGGTAGAGGCAGAGAACAAGTTCCAGATCATCCTCAAGGAGCTCtaa